In Drosophila nasuta strain 15112-1781.00 chromosome 2R, ASM2355853v1, whole genome shotgun sequence, a single genomic region encodes these proteins:
- the LOC132784603 gene encoding myosin heavy chain 95F isoform X3, which yields MLEDTQLVWVRDPADGYIQGRITEIGSKEFEVTPIDRKFPKRTCHYDDIHSSCDGPQDHDDNCELMLLNEATFLDNLKTRYYKDKIYTYVANILIAVNPYREIKELYAPDTIKKYNGRSLGELPPHVFAIADKAIRDMRVYKLSQSIIVSGESGAGKTESTKYLLKYLCYSHDSAGPIETKILDANPVLEAFGNAKTTRNNNSSRFGKFIEVHYDGKCQVVGGYISHYLLEKSRICTQSAEERNYHVFYMLLAGAPQQLRDKLSLGKPDDYRYLSGCTQYFANAKTEQLIPGTQKSNSHQKKGPLKDPIIDDYQHFQNLDKALGRLGLSETDKMGIYTLVAAVLHLGNITFEEIPDDVRGGCQVSEASEQSMTITSGLLGVDETELRTALVSRVMQSKGGGFKGTVIMVPLKIYEANNARDALAKAIYSRLFDRIVALINQSIPFQASNFYIGVLDIAGFEYFTVNSFEQFCINYCNEKLQKFFNDNILKNEQELYKREGLNVPEITFTDNQDIIELIEAKANGIFTLLDEESKLPKPSPSHFTAEVHKSWANHYRLGLPRSSRLKAHRTLRDEEGFLVRHFAGAVCYNTEQFIEKNNDALHASLEGLVQECENPLLKQLFPSGSNTSVRGKLNFISVGSKFKTQLGELMEKLEQNGTNFIRCIKPNSKMVDRQFEGSLALAQLKCSGTISVLELMEHGFPSRVLFADLYSMYKSVLPPELVSLPARTFCEAMFQSLNLSAKDFKFGITKVFFRPGKFVEFDRIMRSDPENMLAIVAKVKKWLIRSRWVKSALGALCVIKLRNRIIFRNKCVLTAQRIARGFLARKQHRPRYQGIAKINKIRTNTLKTIEIANGLKLGRDEIVGGVNDIYRQIDDAINKIKQNPRITQREIDSMYTVVMANMNKLTVDLNTKLKEQQQAEEQERLRKIQEALEAERRAKEAEEQRLREEAENKRLKVEMETRRKLAEAQRLKQEEEDRRAALSLQAQLEKEAKDDAKYRQQLEQERRDHELALRLASESNGQVEDSPPVIRNGGLNDASPMGSNKLISFSQVVSNIASRYLNKSENVRAQQQALGKQKFDLSKWKYSELRDAINTSCDIELLEACRQEFHRRLKVYHAWKAKNRKRTTMDENERAPRSVMEAAFKQPPIVQPIQEIVAAQHRYFRIPFMRANAPDNTKRGLWYAHFDGQWIARQMELHADKPPILLVAGTDDMQMCELSLEETGLTRKRGAEILDHEFNREWERNGGKPYKSLGAKPNGAGI from the exons ATGTTGGAGGATACCCAGCTCGTATGGGTAAGAGATCCGGCGGATGGATATATACAGGGTCGGATTACGGAAATTGGCAGCAAAGAGTTTGAAGTTACGCCCATAGATCGTAAATTCCCGAAACGCACTTGTCACTACGATGATATACACTCCTCATGTGATGGACCACAGGATCACGATGATAACT GTGAACTTATGCTACTCAACGAGGCCACATTTCTGGACAATCTAAAAACGCGTTACTACAAAGACAAGATCTAT ACCTATGTGGCCAACATACTCATTGCTGTGAATCCGTATCGTGAGATCAAGGAGCTCTATGCGCCGGATACCATCAAGAAGTACAATGGACGCTCGCTGGGTGAATTGCCTCCGCATGTGTTTGCCATTG CGGATAAGGCCATTCGCGACATGCGCGTCTACAAGTTGTCGCAGTCGATCATTGTGTCTGGAGAGTCGGGTGCTGGCAAAACGGAGTCCACCAAATATTTGCTCAAGTATTTGTGTTACTCACACGACAGCGCCGGTCCCATAGAGACGAAAATATTGGATG cCAATCCCGTGCTGGAGGCCTTTGGCAATGCGAAGACCACACGCAACAATAACTCTTCACGCTTCGGCAAGTTCATTGAGGTGCACTACGATGGCAAGTGTCAAGTGGTGGGAGGCTACATCTCTCACTATCTGCTCGAGAAGAGTCGCATTTGCACCCAAAGCGCCGAGGAGCGTAACTATCATGTGTTCTACATGCTGCTAGCTGGCGCTCCGCAGCAGCTGCGTGACAAGCTGAGCTTGGGCAAGCCGGATGATTATCGC TATCTCTCTGGCTGCACGCAGTACTTTGCCAATGCCAAGACCGAGCAGCTTATACCCGGCACTCAGAAGTCGAACAGTCATCAGAAGAAAGGACCTCTGAAAGATCCCATTATCGATGACTATCAGCACTTTCAAAATCTGGACAAGGCGCTGGGTCGCTTGGGACTTTCTGAGACCGATAAAATGGGCATCTATACGCTGGTGGCAGCTGTGCTGCATTTGGGTAACATCACCTTCGAGGAGATACCCGACGATGTGCGTGGCGGTTGTCAGGTGTCCGAGGCATCGGAGCAATCGATGACCATCACCAGCGGATTGCTGGGCGTGGATGAGACCGAGCTACGCACCGCTTTGGTGTCACGCGTCATGCAGAGCAAGGGCGGTGGCTTCAAGGGCACGGTTATCAT GGTTCCTCTAAAGATCTACGAGGCGAACAATGCACGCGATGCCTTGGCCAAGGCCATCTACAGTCGCCTCTTCGATCGCATTGTGGCTCTGATCAATCAGAGCATTCCCTTCCAGGCCTCCAACTTTTACATTGGTGTCCTCGATATTGCGGGCTTTGAGTACTTTACGGTCAACTCGTTTGAGCAGTTCTGCATCAATTACTGCAACGAAAAGCTGCAGAAATTCTTCAACGACAACATCTTGAAGAACGAACAGGAACTGTATAAACGCGAGGGTCTCAATGTGCCCGAGATTACGTTCACGGACAATCAGGATATTATTGAACTGATCGAGGCCAAGGCAAATGGCATATTTACGCTGTTGGACGAGGAGTCCAAGTTGCCTAAGCCATCGCCTTCGCATTTCACCGCCGAGGTGCACAAGTCGTGGGCCAATCATTATCGTCTCGGTTTGCCGCGTTCTTCGCGCCTCAAAGCGCATCGCACGTTGCGCGATGAGGAAGGTTTCCTGGTGCGTCATTTCGCTGGCGCCGTTTGCTACAACACCGAGCAGTTTATCGAGAAGAACAACGATGCATTGCACGCCTCACTCGAGGGTCTGGTGCAGGAGTGCGAGAATCCATTGCTCAAACAGCTCTTCCCATCGGGCAGCAATACTTCGGTGCGTGGCAAGCTTAATTTCATCTCTGTTGGCTCCAAGTTCAAGACACAGCTGGGCGAACTCATGGAGAAACTCGAGCAGAAT GGCACCAATTTCATACGTTGCATCAAGCCCAACAGCAAAATGGTTGATCGCCAGTTCGAAGGCAGCTTGGCGCTGGCGCAGCTCAAGTGCTCGGGCACCATATCGGTGCTGGAGCTGATGGAGCACGGTTTCCCGTCGCGTGTACTCTTTGCCGATCTCTACAGCATGTACAAGTCGGTGCTACCGCCAGAGTTGGTCTCACTGCCAGCCCGCACCTTTTGCGAGGCCATGTTTCAGTCGCTTAATCTGAGCGCCAAGGACTTTAAGTTCGGCATCACCAAGGTGTTCTTCCGACCGGGCAAATTTGTAGAGTTTGATCGCATTATGCGTTCCGATCCCGAGAATATGCTGGCCATTGTGGCCAAGGTGAAGAAGTGGCTGATACGTTCACGCTGGGTCAAGTCTGCGCTCGGTGCACTTTGCGTCATTAAAT TGCGCAATCGCATTATTTTCCGCAACAAGTGTGTGCTGACAGCTCAGCGCATTGCTCGCGGCTTTTTGGCACGCAAACAGCATCGTCCTCGGTATCAGGGCATTGCGAAGATCAACAAGATACGCACCAACACGCTGAAGACCATCGAGATTGCCAACGGCTTGAAGTTGGGTCGTGATGAGATTGTCGGCGGTGTCAATGATATCTACAGGCAAATTGATGATGCCATCAATAAGATCAAG CAAAATCCTCGCATTACACAGCGTGAAATTGATTCCATGTACACGGTGGTCATGGCCAACATGAATAAGCTGACTGTCGATCTGAATACCAAGCTGaaggagcaacagcaggcCGAGGAGCAGGAACGTTTGCGCAAGATTCAAGAGGCCCTGGAGGCAGAACGTCGTGCCAAGGAGGCCGAAGAGCAACGTCTACGCGAAGAAGCTGAAAACAAGCGACT CAAAGTGGAAATGGAAACCAGACGCAAGTTGGCCGAGGCACAGCGTCTGAAACAGGAGGAAGAGGATCGTCGCGCTGCCTTATCGCTGCAGGCACAGCTGGAGAAAGAAGCCAAGGACGATGCCAAGTATCGTCAACAGCTCGAGCAAGAACGTCGCGATCACGAACTCGCTCTGCGTTTGGCCAGCGAATCCAATGGCCAGGTGGAAGATAGTCCACCTGTTATACGCAA TGGTGGTCTCAATGACGCGTCTCCCATGGGTTCCAACAAATTGATCAG TTTTTCACAAGTTGTGTCAAACATTGCTTCGCGATATTTAAATAA atCGGAAAATGTGCGTGCACAGCAGCAAGCATTGGGCAAACAAAAGTTCGACTTGTCCAAATGGAAGTATTCGGAACTGCGCGATGCTATCAACACGTCCTGTGATATTGAACTACTTGAG GCCTGTCGTCAAGAGTTCCATCGCCGCTTGAAGGTGTATCATGCCTGGAAGGCAAAGAACCGCAAGCGCACCACCATGGATGAGAATGAGCGTGCTCCACGCAGCGTTATGGAAGCTG CTTTTAAGCAGCCGCCAATTGTGCAGCCCATACAGGAAATTGTGGCGGCTCAGCATCGCTACTTCCGCATACCCTTCATGCGAGCCAATGCGCCTGATAACA CTAAGCGTGGCTTGTGGTATGCTCACTTTGATGGCCAGTGGATTGCCCGGCAAATGGAGCTGCATGCTGATAAGCCGCCAATTTTGCTGGTTGCCGGCACCGATGATATGCAGATGTGTGAACTGAGCTTGGAGGAGACGGGCTTGACGCGTAAGCGCGGTGCCGAAATACTTGACCATGAATTCAATCGCGAATGGGAACGTAATGGGGGTAAACCCTATAAGAGCCTGGGTGCTAAGCCCAATGGAGCGGGCATTTAA
- the LOC132784603 gene encoding myosin heavy chain 95F isoform X2 produces MDFYTNHNKERHDPNSVRKMLEDTQLVWVRDPADGYIQGRITEIGSKEFEVTPIDRKFPKRTCHYDDIHSSCDGPQDHDDNCELMLLNEATFLDNLKTRYYKDKIYTYVANILIAVNPYREIKELYAPDTIKKYNGRSLGELPPHVFAIADKAIRDMRVYKLSQSIIVSGESGAGKTESTKYLLKYLCYSHDSAGPIETKILDANPVLEAFGNAKTTRNNNSSRFGKFIEVHYDGKCQVVGGYISHYLLEKSRICTQSAEERNYHVFYMLLAGAPQQLRDKLSLGKPDDYRYLSGCTQYFANAKTEQLIPGTQKSNSHQKKGPLKDPIIDDYQHFQNLDKALGRLGLSETDKMGIYTLVAAVLHLGNITFEEIPDDVRGGCQVSEASEQSMTITSGLLGVDETELRTALVSRVMQSKGGGFKGTVIMVPLKIYEANNARDALAKAIYSRLFDRIVALINQSIPFQASNFYIGVLDIAGFEYFTVNSFEQFCINYCNEKLQKFFNDNILKNEQELYKREGLNVPEITFTDNQDIIELIEAKANGIFTLLDEESKLPKPSPSHFTAEVHKSWANHYRLGLPRSSRLKAHRTLRDEEGFLVRHFAGAVCYNTEQFIEKNNDALHASLEGLVQECENPLLKQLFPSGSNTSVRGKLNFISVGSKFKTQLGELMEKLEQNGTNFIRCIKPNSKMVDRQFEGSLALAQLKCSGTISVLELMEHGFPSRVLFADLYSMYKSVLPPELVSLPARTFCEAMFQSLNLSAKDFKFGITKVFFRPGKFVEFDRIMRSDPENMLAIVAKVKKWLIRSRWVKSALGALCVIKLRNRIIFRNKCVLTAQRIARGFLARKQHRPRYQGIAKINKIRTNTLKTIEIANGLKLGRDEIVGGVNDIYRQIDDAINKIKQNPRITQREIDSMYTVVMANMNKLTVDLNTKLKEQQQAEEQERLRKIQEALEAERRAKEAEEQRLREEAENKRLKVEMETRRKLAEAQRLKQEEEDRRAALSLQAQLEKEAKDDAKYRQQLEQERRDHELALRLASESNGQVEDSPPVIRNGGLNDASPMGSNKLIRSENVRAQQQALGKQKFDLSKWKYSELRDAINTSCDIELLEACRQEFHRRLKVYHAWKAKNRKRTTMDENERAPRSVMEAAFKQPPIVQPIQEIVAAQHRYFRIPFMRANAPDNTKRGLWYAHFDGQWIARQMELHADKPPILLVAGTDDMQMCELSLEETGLTRKRGAEILDHEFNREWERNGGKPYKSLGAKPNGAGI; encoded by the exons ATGGATTTCTATACGAACCACAATAAAGAACGACACGATCCAAACTCCG TGCGCAAAATGTTGGAGGATACCCAGCTCGTATGGGTAAGAGATCCGGCGGATGGATATATACAGGGTCGGATTACGGAAATTGGCAGCAAAGAGTTTGAAGTTACGCCCATAGATCGTAAATTCCCGAAACGCACTTGTCACTACGATGATATACACTCCTCATGTGATGGACCACAGGATCACGATGATAACT GTGAACTTATGCTACTCAACGAGGCCACATTTCTGGACAATCTAAAAACGCGTTACTACAAAGACAAGATCTAT ACCTATGTGGCCAACATACTCATTGCTGTGAATCCGTATCGTGAGATCAAGGAGCTCTATGCGCCGGATACCATCAAGAAGTACAATGGACGCTCGCTGGGTGAATTGCCTCCGCATGTGTTTGCCATTG CGGATAAGGCCATTCGCGACATGCGCGTCTACAAGTTGTCGCAGTCGATCATTGTGTCTGGAGAGTCGGGTGCTGGCAAAACGGAGTCCACCAAATATTTGCTCAAGTATTTGTGTTACTCACACGACAGCGCCGGTCCCATAGAGACGAAAATATTGGATG cCAATCCCGTGCTGGAGGCCTTTGGCAATGCGAAGACCACACGCAACAATAACTCTTCACGCTTCGGCAAGTTCATTGAGGTGCACTACGATGGCAAGTGTCAAGTGGTGGGAGGCTACATCTCTCACTATCTGCTCGAGAAGAGTCGCATTTGCACCCAAAGCGCCGAGGAGCGTAACTATCATGTGTTCTACATGCTGCTAGCTGGCGCTCCGCAGCAGCTGCGTGACAAGCTGAGCTTGGGCAAGCCGGATGATTATCGC TATCTCTCTGGCTGCACGCAGTACTTTGCCAATGCCAAGACCGAGCAGCTTATACCCGGCACTCAGAAGTCGAACAGTCATCAGAAGAAAGGACCTCTGAAAGATCCCATTATCGATGACTATCAGCACTTTCAAAATCTGGACAAGGCGCTGGGTCGCTTGGGACTTTCTGAGACCGATAAAATGGGCATCTATACGCTGGTGGCAGCTGTGCTGCATTTGGGTAACATCACCTTCGAGGAGATACCCGACGATGTGCGTGGCGGTTGTCAGGTGTCCGAGGCATCGGAGCAATCGATGACCATCACCAGCGGATTGCTGGGCGTGGATGAGACCGAGCTACGCACCGCTTTGGTGTCACGCGTCATGCAGAGCAAGGGCGGTGGCTTCAAGGGCACGGTTATCAT GGTTCCTCTAAAGATCTACGAGGCGAACAATGCACGCGATGCCTTGGCCAAGGCCATCTACAGTCGCCTCTTCGATCGCATTGTGGCTCTGATCAATCAGAGCATTCCCTTCCAGGCCTCCAACTTTTACATTGGTGTCCTCGATATTGCGGGCTTTGAGTACTTTACGGTCAACTCGTTTGAGCAGTTCTGCATCAATTACTGCAACGAAAAGCTGCAGAAATTCTTCAACGACAACATCTTGAAGAACGAACAGGAACTGTATAAACGCGAGGGTCTCAATGTGCCCGAGATTACGTTCACGGACAATCAGGATATTATTGAACTGATCGAGGCCAAGGCAAATGGCATATTTACGCTGTTGGACGAGGAGTCCAAGTTGCCTAAGCCATCGCCTTCGCATTTCACCGCCGAGGTGCACAAGTCGTGGGCCAATCATTATCGTCTCGGTTTGCCGCGTTCTTCGCGCCTCAAAGCGCATCGCACGTTGCGCGATGAGGAAGGTTTCCTGGTGCGTCATTTCGCTGGCGCCGTTTGCTACAACACCGAGCAGTTTATCGAGAAGAACAACGATGCATTGCACGCCTCACTCGAGGGTCTGGTGCAGGAGTGCGAGAATCCATTGCTCAAACAGCTCTTCCCATCGGGCAGCAATACTTCGGTGCGTGGCAAGCTTAATTTCATCTCTGTTGGCTCCAAGTTCAAGACACAGCTGGGCGAACTCATGGAGAAACTCGAGCAGAAT GGCACCAATTTCATACGTTGCATCAAGCCCAACAGCAAAATGGTTGATCGCCAGTTCGAAGGCAGCTTGGCGCTGGCGCAGCTCAAGTGCTCGGGCACCATATCGGTGCTGGAGCTGATGGAGCACGGTTTCCCGTCGCGTGTACTCTTTGCCGATCTCTACAGCATGTACAAGTCGGTGCTACCGCCAGAGTTGGTCTCACTGCCAGCCCGCACCTTTTGCGAGGCCATGTTTCAGTCGCTTAATCTGAGCGCCAAGGACTTTAAGTTCGGCATCACCAAGGTGTTCTTCCGACCGGGCAAATTTGTAGAGTTTGATCGCATTATGCGTTCCGATCCCGAGAATATGCTGGCCATTGTGGCCAAGGTGAAGAAGTGGCTGATACGTTCACGCTGGGTCAAGTCTGCGCTCGGTGCACTTTGCGTCATTAAAT TGCGCAATCGCATTATTTTCCGCAACAAGTGTGTGCTGACAGCTCAGCGCATTGCTCGCGGCTTTTTGGCACGCAAACAGCATCGTCCTCGGTATCAGGGCATTGCGAAGATCAACAAGATACGCACCAACACGCTGAAGACCATCGAGATTGCCAACGGCTTGAAGTTGGGTCGTGATGAGATTGTCGGCGGTGTCAATGATATCTACAGGCAAATTGATGATGCCATCAATAAGATCAAG CAAAATCCTCGCATTACACAGCGTGAAATTGATTCCATGTACACGGTGGTCATGGCCAACATGAATAAGCTGACTGTCGATCTGAATACCAAGCTGaaggagcaacagcaggcCGAGGAGCAGGAACGTTTGCGCAAGATTCAAGAGGCCCTGGAGGCAGAACGTCGTGCCAAGGAGGCCGAAGAGCAACGTCTACGCGAAGAAGCTGAAAACAAGCGACT CAAAGTGGAAATGGAAACCAGACGCAAGTTGGCCGAGGCACAGCGTCTGAAACAGGAGGAAGAGGATCGTCGCGCTGCCTTATCGCTGCAGGCACAGCTGGAGAAAGAAGCCAAGGACGATGCCAAGTATCGTCAACAGCTCGAGCAAGAACGTCGCGATCACGAACTCGCTCTGCGTTTGGCCAGCGAATCCAATGGCCAGGTGGAAGATAGTCCACCTGTTATACGCAA TGGTGGTCTCAATGACGCGTCTCCCATGGGTTCCAACAAATTGATCAG atCGGAAAATGTGCGTGCACAGCAGCAAGCATTGGGCAAACAAAAGTTCGACTTGTCCAAATGGAAGTATTCGGAACTGCGCGATGCTATCAACACGTCCTGTGATATTGAACTACTTGAG GCCTGTCGTCAAGAGTTCCATCGCCGCTTGAAGGTGTATCATGCCTGGAAGGCAAAGAACCGCAAGCGCACCACCATGGATGAGAATGAGCGTGCTCCACGCAGCGTTATGGAAGCTG CTTTTAAGCAGCCGCCAATTGTGCAGCCCATACAGGAAATTGTGGCGGCTCAGCATCGCTACTTCCGCATACCCTTCATGCGAGCCAATGCGCCTGATAACA CTAAGCGTGGCTTGTGGTATGCTCACTTTGATGGCCAGTGGATTGCCCGGCAAATGGAGCTGCATGCTGATAAGCCGCCAATTTTGCTGGTTGCCGGCACCGATGATATGCAGATGTGTGAACTGAGCTTGGAGGAGACGGGCTTGACGCGTAAGCGCGGTGCCGAAATACTTGACCATGAATTCAATCGCGAATGGGAACGTAATGGGGGTAAACCCTATAAGAGCCTGGGTGCTAAGCCCAATGGAGCGGGCATTTAA